Part of the Rhinoderma darwinii isolate aRhiDar2 unplaced genomic scaffold, aRhiDar2.hap1 Scaffold_4468, whole genome shotgun sequence genome, TCCCTGGCACAACTAGTTGGATGGTTGATGTCATTTatgtattttcagtttttttaatcATTTGACTCCCAATCTGCTATAGATCAGGCACTGTAATGTATTCAGTGTACAACCAAACCAGTGGAGCCATAAAGATAGGGAGGAGAAAGCAGGGGCTATGCATTTCTATGAAGCCTGGGTGACCCTAGGACTAAATGATCGCTCCATAAATGCTAAAAATGGCTGATATACCCAACGTTACTGCACTCTCGCACTTTGAGATGTAAAGGAGCATTGTTCATGTCTGGTATTCAAGGCAGACGTTCATGCCTGTCCAAGAGCAGGTGGGCAAAGGCTTCATCCTATTGGTCTCTTAACTACCTGCAACTTCTGTATTTTTCACTCCTAAGTATTGAGATGGCTGCAAACACAACATtatattttataatattgctAGTAGCGTGTTCAGTGATCTCCCAGCACAGGACGGTGCAGCAAGACCTTAGACCAGAGCTGTCACTCACACTGCAAGAGCCCCACCCACAATTGGCTGCTCAGATTGTAGACACTGGGCACAAAACGGCAGTAAACAGAGCAGAATAAGCATTTCATTACTTCACATGCTCAGTTGTCCTTTTATTATACAGTAGATTGCTAGAATCTTTGAAGGTACGGATTCTCCTTGCAGAGGTCCAGCTGGTTGGAAGTCTATAGGCGATGCTACTTACAGGGTAGTTACCTATAGGTTGTACTACAGAGaccgttttcttccttctggacgaGCGCTATTTTGTATATGATACATAGAATACAACATTTTATTAACCTCCTGGACAACCCCGATAAGTGAAGTCCTAGCCCAGGGGCCCGGGATTGTCTTGATATGACTTTTCTACATCACAGCAGGAGGCGTTGGCtttgtatacattgtatatttcatcGCTATGCGGTGGCGGTCCACCCAGGACTATCATGTTTGGTACGCACATGAAGGCGTAAAGGCTCATGACCTAACAGCGAACGATTCCCGAGGGCCGCAGTCGTCGTATCTGAATTTTACCGTCCATAATCCAAGTTAATCAGTTTTAATACGCAAATAAAACGTGTTTATGAGTTGGCGCGGAAATCAAGTTTGAATGCCGCCCCCCTCCCCGCCGGCTTTATAAGCCACCTCCGCAATGCCCATGTTCGTTGGCAGCCGCCGTCTCGTGTAACTGGAGACGTCTTGTAGATCCAGGGTCGGCTCCCGGCTCTTGAGGGGTCGAATGGCAGAGCAGTCACCGCAATACAACTTCATCACCTAGGGAAAGGGAGCGCGGCCAAGCTGTGGATTTGTCCGGCCGCCTCGCGGAGCAGGACTAAGCTGTTGCAGCTGCGCTCATCCCATAGAGGGAAATCTGTTAATAATCAGAATCCGCATCAGCTCAGCATGGCGAGTCCTTCGCTCGGTTTGCAGCTAACTCTTCTTTTAAGCCCTTGGCACAAACTTTAAAACCTTTTAATAGCTGGAAGCGGCCAAGTTTCTCGTTAGAGCCCTGTGTCTCAACTAATTTCCAGAGACTCAACTTGTTAGCTGCCAAATGGGATCATGTCCAGCGGCCGGAACCGGAGCCAATTCCTAAATGCTAATGGAAATGATGCAGGAGAACGGTGCGACATTCATATAAGAAGAGCCTGCAACAATGTATATAAATAATAGCCAGTGACATCATTATCCCAGTACAGGATGGGTCTGGGATTGATTACTTGTGCCTAATATAGTAACACTATATCATGCGGCCTTAATCCTGCATCTGGCGAGTTGGTGTCAAGAGATTACACATATTATCAGCTTCTATTACATACTGATTGGCAACAATGTATCACTTATTAGTCCAGTCAGTTCAGGCTTCATAGAAGGATAAACCTTGCAGCGCCAATGCAAAATCAGTGCCGGGATCTCCTCCTACTGCTACTTACCGTTTAAAGTACTGTAGTCCTGTGGATTTGGGCGCTTTGGATCCCCTCAAGCACCAGGGCCCGGATGGTACAATCATAGCACTGGGTTGCTTGAAAAGTGCATATACAAACTTAACAATCACATTAACATTTATTCATATTTAATTAATTTACATAGAAAGCGAAGTCACTGTGTTCATACaaaacattacttatcctgtactgatcctgcaccTGATTTTGCaatcaacagaatagtgagtgcagctctggagtataatacaggatgtaactccggatcagtacaggataagtaatgtaatgtatgtacacagtgactccaccagcagaatagtgagtgcagctctggagtataatacaggatgtaactcaggatcagtacaggataagtaatgtaatgtatgtacacagtgactctaccagcagaatagtgagtgcagctctggagtataatacaggatgtaactcaggatcagtacaggataagtaatgtcatgtatgtacacagtgactccaggagcagaatagtgagtgcagctctggagtataatacaggatgtaactcaggatcagtacaggataagtaatgtaatgtatgtacacagtgactccaccagcagaatagtgagtgcagctctggagtataatacaggatgtaactcaggatcagtacaggataagtaatgtaatgtatgtactcagtgactccaccagcagaatagtgagtaccgctctggagtataatatgggatataactcaggatcagtacaggataagtaatgtcatgtatgtacacagtgactccaggagcagaatactgagtgcagctccggagtataatacaggatataactccagatcagtaaaggataagtaatataatactAGTATATGTACATAGTGACAACTTTTTATTTAGATTAATTTTATATGGAAGCTGTGCTCAGAATTGGCGTTAAATTAAAGGAGCTCAGCTAACAACATCATGATAGTGAATTAATCTTTGGTCTGTAATACAAGTCGTACCATAGGACCAGTGCAAAAAAATCAAAATCTCCTCACCTGTCCCATACAAATTttacaaaaagttaaattttttaaTTTGGGATATAGAAGGGCAGGATCTGATCTTCTCCATAAGGACTGACTCCGGTGGTAGAATTACACTGTTCTCTGTGTTGCTGTTTTTGGCTATTGTTCGGCGGCGTGCAGTGGCGATTCATATAAAAACGAATTGTCTGCCTACTTTGTTGCTATAGAGATTAGAGTGGTTTACAGAAACAATTGCTTCAAGGTGTCTGTCAAATTACGGTTTTCCTCAAGCTCCAGATAAAACATTATAAGATTCCAGATGTGGAGGATTCAAGGAGCAGGATGCAGCCACCAGGACTAATTGTACATGGACAAGATCCTACCCGAAACGCGTTGGCACAAtggagggcgggggggggggggggggtcatgtccGCGTCTTCCAAGAACATATTACTACTTTGCATCCAAAATGAATACATTGCATGTAACGGGGCGTCCGACCCACTGGAAGGTGCGCGGCACGGCCGGCGTCGCTCTATGATTCCTACCTGAGGAGATCACCGAGTGTCAGGGCAGGCCCAGATATTTTCCATCTACAGCGATTTCTAAGCAAGACATTTGTAGACTTGCAGAAAGAATACAAAAGATATTCTGTGTGGATACATAGAGCCATGGGGCCTGAAGGAAAAAAGAGGGCAAATGCCTAAGACCGGTGACCATGAATGCCCACCCGACCCAACGCACGTTTCGCTTGAAAAAGTTTTGTCTGGGGTTAATCTTATATTCAATGATTTGCTcaagtgggaggggggggggaccttAAACAAGTCTCTGTCGCATGAGGAGGAAGTCTGTTGTATAGCACATACATACCCTAAGAGCTCAAATGCCTCCATTAATATTACATTATATCTTGAAATATTCTAAAGTGTCTGTTCAACACCGAATATGGCCGGCTTTACAGCTTCCACAGGGGGTTGTCACTCAACTTTTCCAGTTTCCTAAATGTCCAATCTATCTACATATTCAGCAATACATTTACCAGTTCCATATTGCTGCATATGTGGGAATATTTGTTGTTCAGTATCCTGGCACAGTTGGGTGACCACTTCTACGGGAGCTGTAATTACGGCCATCTTGGTCATCGACCAGCTTTGCCAGAAATGTTCTGACTAATTTACCAACTTCCCAATGACTGGGGGTAATTATTTTTAAGAGCATAAATCTCACCTTTAGGCGTCTGCagctattttttttagaaaaagtggAGAAGTAACTTGTGGGTTATTTTTGGAAAGAGACCAAAATAAATGTGTAACGAACGGCTTATTATGGCGGAAAGGGAAGTGAGGCGCTGGTGGTTGGTGGTTGTAGGAGCTCATTGAGGCAATGTTGCCTAGATGTCAGACCTGAGGGTCATTGCAAAATCTGTTAAAGGGCCCCCCcccaactatgacatgtcagtcaCAGTGCTAGTGTCCTCATATGGGCCCCTaaggcaccagggcccaggtgcgacCTCAACCCGATTCTGGTTACATCCCTGCTGATGGTCACTGGGGAGGTTCATACTCTTATGATGCAATACAAACAATCCCAATCAGATCCAGGGCCATAATGCCACCAAGCACCACATTGCTGCGAGGATCGGCTGCTTCATCTTTTTCCTTTTGCCTTCTTGGTAAGACTAGAGAAGTGCCAACTCCAACTACCCTGTCCAAATAGTGGTTGTAGCCAAAGGGGCAAATGGGAGTGGGACCAGTTTTTTTAAACTTCTACAACCCCTCTATAGAATAGGATCATCCGACATGAAACGCAGCTGAGCACTGTTATTTcagaactgtatggtggtattatttgagcgctgAATGGTgccattatttgggcactttatAGAGGTTTTATTTAGTCAGTGTATTGTGGTATTTTTTGAAAACTGTATAAGGGTATTATGTCTGTTCTATactgtggtattatttaggctctgTGCCTTGATATTTTTTAGGctttatatggcggtattatgtgggcactgcacagttgtattatttgggtactgtctgggggtattatttgggtaccgtatggtggtattatgtgggtactgtctggtggtattatttgggtactgtttggtattatttggacattgtatggtggtattatttgagcactgtatggcggtattatgtgggcactgcacagttgtattatttgtgtactgtatgggggtattatatgggtactgcctggtggtattatttgggcactgtatggtggtatttgggcattctgtggtggtattatttgagcactgtatggcggtattatgtgggcactgcacagttgtattatttgggtactgtctggtggtattatttgggtactgtctggtggtattatttgggtactgtctggtggtattatttgggtactgttttgtattatttggacattgtatggtggtattatttgagcactgtatggcggtattatgtgggcactgcacagttgtattatttgtgtactgtatgggggtattatatgggtactgcctggtggtattatttgggcactgtatggtggtatttgggcattctgtggtggtattatttgagcactgtatggcggtattatgtgggcactgtacagttgtattatttgggtaccgtatggtggtattatttgggtactgtctggtggtattatttgggtactgtctggtggtattatttgggtactgtttggtggtattatttggacattgtatggtggtattatttgagcactgtatggcggtattatgtgggcactgcacagttgtattatttgtgtactgtatgggggtattatatgggtactgcctggtggtattatttgggcactgtatggtggtatttgggcattctgtggtggtattatttgagcactgtatggcagtattatgtgggcactgcacagttgtattatttgggtactgtctggtggtattatttgggtactgtctggtggtattatttgggtactgtctggtggtattatttgggtactgtctggtggtattatttggacgtatggctgtaatatttggcTCTTGTTCATGTTATTGTATGGATATTGCATAGTGATAtaatttgaacactgtatggtggtattatttgggtccTGCATAGTGGTAGTACTTGGACACTGTAGAATAATATATTgtggcactgtgtggtggtacttGTTTGACACCATAAAACAGTGTGTCACAGACTGGACAGCCATGCCAGGGGGTTTCTCAATAGACTATTTTTAAACAGTGGTCTTACTTGGACGCTGTAGAGTGATTTTTTTGGGTTCTGTTTATTACTTTGGCACTACATGgttatattatttgggcaccCTATGATTCATTTTTGAGgactatttttgtatttctgATGCAGTTTGTCAATATATTGTATAATTTTCATCTTTTTTCCATAGTCTGGTTTATTTGGGCTATTCTCCCTTAAACTCCTTCCAAAATGAGGGAATGTTTGGCCTCCACAGACCCCGTCCTGCTTATTATCGGAATTGCTCTATTTATAATTGGGAGCGATCCGATAGTGAATTTCTTGCAGCTTCCATGCAGTCAAACAGCAGAATATACGAGGCTTTATGAGAGTCGAAGTCTCAAGGTTCAATCTAGAGATGAATTCTGGATGACTTCCAATGAGGTTTTATTTCATGAAGTCATAAaccaaatataatataatatgatacattgttatatataatattatacagcacaatataatataataaaaaaacgtatatgataaaatataatatataacattctATGGAATGATAtatcatttaataaaaaatatattacggTATATTGCAAACATATAATAACGTAATGTATAATATATTTAACCCTTCTCTCTCATCCCTGGCTTGTAGACCTAGCTTTGTGTATTGGATACGATGTGATACTTGGTATGGAGTCTGAGTTTGTCTTGAGATGTCCCTGTCATGTCTTCTCCTCCAGGTTTGTGACCCGGTTCATAGAGCTGGACGGTTTGACATGCCTCTTGAATTTCCTGAAGAGCATGGATTACGACACAGCGGAGAGTCGCATACACACATCCGTTATAGGATGTATAAAGGCTCTGATGAACAACTCTCAGGGACGGGCGCACGTCCTGGCGCATCCCGAGAGCATCAACATCATCTCCCAAAGTTTACGGACTGAGAACATCAAAACTAAGATCGCTGTCCTGGAGATCCTGGGAGCGGTCTGCCTGGTACCAGACGGGCATAAGAAAGTCCTACAAGCCATGTTTCACTACCAGGTTTACGCCGCCGAACGCACACGGTTTCAGGTAAGAATCATTGAGGGTTTCTATTTCAGGttttttaaagggaaattccACCTAAAATTTTCCAATAGGATGGGAAATCCGGCTCATGGGATAATACCATGCTTATCCTAAAGCACTAAGGAATAAATGGCGGTCTACCGGGAACGTCGTATGTTAAAATCAAGAGGCTTCATAGCACCATGGGTTTAATAAACCAGTGGAGCTTACAGAGAACGCGTGATGTCACCTTCTAATATACATATGTCATGTGTCAGAAGATGATTTGGGGGGGATTCTCCTTTAAAGGAAAGTTTCATGCCTGTCATTTTAGCTTCATTCATTAGATTTCAGTCTGTAAAAGAGAAATAATGTCTTCTTGTTGTTTTATAAAATATTGTAGCGGTGTGCTTTATatcagctgcaatgaatgggagtgAATTGACAGAGAAACGTCATAGCTTTTTACAGTCTCTAGGAAGTGATGAAGTACAGACCCTCCCCAGAGACCATGGAGTGACAGGGGTCTTCATACAGagccatatatatgtgtatagtgttacaATCCTGCCTTTTTTacgcctccagcagtacaatagagctgtcattaagtTTACCACCCTCTAATTAGAATGAGGTGACTGTGCTTACCCTTCCCTCTAattataatgagatgactgtGCTGACCCTTCCCTCTGATGaccatgagatgactctgctgacccttccCTCTAATGATCATGAGATGACTCTGTTGACACTTCTCTCTAATTATGAGATCACTGTTTTGACCATTTTCTCTGATGaccatgagatgactctgctgaccctttCCTCTGATGaccatgagatgactctgctgatccTTCCCTATAATGACCATGAGATGACTGTTCTGACCCTTCCTTCTAATGattatgagatgactctgctgtccCTTCCCTCTAATGATCATGAGATGACTCTGCCGACCCTGCCCTCTAATGATCATGAGATGACTCTACGGTGAATACGCTTCTGCTTTTTGTCCTTTTCTTTTGTCTCAAATTCTATTCAGTGCTTGGCTTAGTTATGCAAAGAAAGTAATAGAAGATGTACCACTGCATGAGCAGATTTGCTATTAAGAAGTTTGGAAAACCTTTGTGACAACGCCTTTAATGGCAGCCGTATTgactgtcacccaactttcccagaaaagACATAACTGAGAAATAGTTAAACACTAAGCAAAGTGCACGAATCTGGGACTTctatttattggtttttttaactCCCATTATATTCACATTTTCACAAATTAATCACAGCAATTCTGGTAATAGAGAAATATAAATATGGGCGATTTAATAATTTGTTTCAGATCGGACCCTTCCCCCCAGTTCTGACAGTAAcgctgtggttttcacgcgcggCTCGCAGATTTATGACACTGTTATTTGCTGAACGGCGGATTCTGCTCTGGAAACTCTTTGTATGTGTTGGAAACAATTTCTATACATTGTATTTCTTACATTAATTATTACTGAAACAGCAGCTGCTTCTGGGCAACGTCTTCTGTAAAGTTGTATCCCGCAGCTGCTATGAATTACGCTGCTTATATTATGTAGTGACATGGGGCATGCTGCAATCCTAGTGCCCATAgtaataatacttctatacacacaACCGGTCTAGGTACTCCAGTACTCACCCTCATTATTACTATGTATGGTTATCTTGTGCGGACAGATACACCCCAAACAGCTCAGAGGTAAAACAATGACCTTGCTAGCGCCTCGCACCAAGGACACGTAGGGGGTAGATATAGGGGTTAATGGCACCAtcgctggtggtctagggtagtaaatGAGTTGATGGTAATATGCCTTGTTTCCCGGGGGAATGAAGGAGATTAATAAAGATAACCCTGTGGTCTACGGTAACTAAGATTTAAAGAATGGaatagcatccctggtggtctagggtagtaaatGAGTTAACCACAAGATAACCCTGGTGGTCTATGAATTTTAAGaatagcatccctggtggtctactgTAGTGAAGCGGTTAATGATTAAATCCCTGGTGGGGTAGAGAGGTTACATAAGTGGTGTCCATTGTTTATTCACTGCTCTGACATGTATAGGAGCCGCACAGCCCTCTCTATAGGCAGGCAGAGTGCTCAGCACCCACTGCTGTTGACGGTGGACTGGAATGTATTTCTGCTCGACTGTCAGCGACCTACTGAGAATCCAGACCTATTTGTCTTCATAGGTAACAAGGACCATGGGCAACCGGCCAGTATTAAAAAATCCACATATTTTTGTatcctggtgtctagtgggttaataaTATCTCTGGTGTTTAGTAAATTGGTAATAATAGCCCTGGCGTCTAGTGGGTTAATAATAATCCTGGCGTTTAGTAAATTAGTAATAATAGCCCTGGCGTCtagtgggttaataataatatTCCTGGTGTCTAATGGGTTAATAATAATgtctggtgtctagtgggttaataataatatatctgcggtctagtgggttaataataatatctcTGGTGTGtagtgggttaataataatatatcTGCAGTCTAGCGGgttaataatatccctggtgtctcgtgggttaataataatatccctgctgtctagtgggttaataataatatcccTGCTGTCTGTAGGGGACGGACACCACTGTTGGGCATCCATTTAGCGCatctgtcgcccatagactataatgataaacatttaggccctgttcacacagagttttttgacaaatttttgggcgcggaaaccgctccgcaaaactcgtcaaaaaccgcatgAAAATgcctcaatgggaggcggacgatttttttttaccgcgagcagaaaaaccgtgttgcggtaaaaagaagcgaca contains:
- the LOC142716088 gene encoding disheveled-associated activator of morphogenesis 2-like, which codes for DELDLTDKNREAMFALPPEKKWQIYCSKKKEQEDPNKLATSWPDYYIDRINSMAAMQTLYAFDEEDTEMRNKIVEDLKTALRTQPMRFVTRFIELDGLTCLLNFLKSMDYDTAESRIHTSVIGCIKALMNNSQGRAHVLAHPESINIISQSLRTENIKTKIAVLEILGAVCLVPDGHKKVLQAMFHYQVYAAERTRFQNEVTVLTLPSNYNEMTVLTLPSDDHEMTLLTLPSNDHEMTLLTLLSNYEITVLTIFSDDHEMTLLTLSSDDHEMTLLILPYNDHEMTVLTLPSNDYEMTLLSLPSNDHEMTLPTLPSNDHEMTLR